The following DNA comes from Azospirillum sp. TSA2s.
TCCGGAGCGGCTGAAGCAGTCCTGGGTCTGGCCGGAGCTGTATGCGGTGCGCAACATTCGCCCCGGCTTCCAGAAGGGCCTGTGGGCCGGTCTGGCCAATGCCGCCTACGAGACGGCGCTGAAGGGCAAGTCGCCCTGGACGCTGAAGCACCATGCCGACCACACCACCCTGGTGAAGGCCAGCGAGGCGCCGAAGATCGCTTACCCCAAGCCGGACGGCAAGGTCAGCTTCGACCGCCTGTCCTCGGTCTACCTCTCCAACACCAACCATGAGGAAGACCAGCCGCCGCACCTGACGCTGAAGGACAAGTCCGTCCCGATCAGCGTCAATCTGGCGCTCTACGACGCGCCGGAGCAGCGCTATTGCCCGGCCGGCGTCTACGAGATCGTCCGCAACGACGACGGCAGCGATCCGCGCCTTCAGATCAACGCGCAGAACTGCGTCCACTGCAAGACCTGCGACATCAAGGACCCCACCCAGAACATCAACTGGGTCGTGCCGGAAGGCGGCGGGGGGCCGAACTATCCAGGCGGGATGTAAAGGGCTTTTGCCCCCTCCCTCCCACGGCTTCGCCGCGGGTCCCTCCCGCCCCCGCTTCGCGGGAGAGGGGAAGATTTGCGATGCCGCCGCAGCTCCCTCTCCCGCGTGAGCGGGGGAGGGTTGGGGAGGGGGCACAGCCGCGCCGCCGGTGTCGGTTGCGCCGGGGGCCACTCCTATCTATAAGGCAGGGGGTAACCTTTCTGCGACGGCGCGATGATCGTTTCCTGTCCGACCTGCTCGACGCGCTACACCCTGTCCGACGAGTCGCTCGGCCAGGACGGCCGGAAGGTTCGCTGCGCCCGCTGCGGCCACACCTGGTGGCAGATGCCCGACCGGCCGGAACCCGATGAGGTGGTTCCCGACGCCCTGACGGAAATCCGGCTGGCCAATCCCACCAAGCCCGCCGCGAAGACTGCAGCGAAGACCAAGGTCAAGCCGCCCAAGGCCCCGCGCGCCAAGCCGGCGCGCAGCACGGTGATCGGCTTCGCCCTGCTGGGATTGCTGGTCGCCGGGGCCGCTGCCGGCGCCTATTTAGGCCGTGACGCCATCGTCCGCAGCTGGCCGCCCGCAGCATTGCTCTATGACACCCTCGGCATGCCGGCCGAGCCGCCGGGCTTCGGGCTGGAGTTGCGCAACATCCGTTCCGAACAGAAGATCGAGGGCGGAACCACCGTACTGCTGCTCGACGGCGAGGTCGCCAACGGCACCGAGGTCGAGCGGACCTTGCCGCCGCTGCGCGTCATCACCTTCGGTCCCGAGCACAAGCTGCTGCAGAGCTGGACCATCGAGCCGTCGGCCGAGACGCTCGGCCCCGGCGCATCGGCGAACTTCCACCACAGCCAGCCCGATCCCGGCCCGGTGACCGAGGTGACCATCACCTTCGGCGGCCCGCCCCCCGGCCTGGAACCCCCTGCTGCCGAGAAACCGGCCGAGAAGGCCCCGGAGAAGGCAGCCGGCCACGCCAAGCCGGCGGCGGACAGCCATGCCGCTCCGGCCAAGGCATCAGGGCACGCCAGCGGCCACTGACCCGTACCCCTGACCGGTGGGTCACCGCTCCGGAATGCCGTATTTCCGCAGCTTGTTGGCGATCATCGTGTGCGAGGTGTTCAGCCGCGCCGCCAGCTTGCGGCTGGACGGGAAGCGCGGATAGAGCCGGCGCAGCAACGTCCGCTCGAACCCCTCCACCGCATCCTCCCAGCTGTCCGCCTCTTCCGCCGGCACCCCGGCCGACTGCATGCCGGCGCCGGCCAGTTCCAGGTCTGCGGCGTCCAGCGCGCCGCCGTCGCTCATGGTCATGGCGCGGAAGATGACGTTCTCCAACTGGCGCACATTGCCGGGCCAGCGGTTGGCGAGCAGCGCCGCCGCAGCAGCCGGAGTCAAACGACCGGGCGGCCGGCGGGCCTGCGCCGCGGCGCGGGCAATGAAGTGTCGGGCCAGCAGCAGGATGTCATGGCCGCGCTCGCGCAGGGGCGGGACGCTCAGCGACAGTACGTTCAGGCGGTAGAACAGATCCTCGCGGAAGCTGTGGTCGACGACCATCGCCTCCATCGAGCGGTGGGTGGCGCTGATGACGCGGACATCCACCTTCTGCTCGCGTTCGCCGCCCACCCGGCGGAAGCTGCCGTCGTTGAGGAAGCGCAGCAGCTTGGCCTGGAGATAGGCCGACATCTCGCCGATCTCGTCGAGGAACACCGTGCCGCCATGGGCCAGTTCCAGCAGGCCGGGCTTGCCGCCGCGTTGCGCCCCGGTGAAGGAGCCGGGGGCGTAGCCGAACAGCTCGCTCTCCGCCAGATTCTCCGGCACGGCGGCGCAGTTCAGCGCCAGGAAGGGCTTGTCGCGGCGCGGGCTGGCGCGGTGGCAGGCATGGGCGATCAGCTCCTTGCCGGTGCCGGTCTCGCCCAGGATCAACAGTGGCGCCTCCATCGCGGCGACCCGCGCGGCCCGCGCCTTCAGCGCCCTGACCGGCGGCGATTCGCCGAGGATGCGGTCGAAGCCGCCCTCATCGAAATTCTGGATGGCGTCGAGCCGTTCGCCCAGACGTGACGGGGTGAACAGGGTGATGACGGCGCCCGCCGCCTCGACATCGACGATGGGCGTCACCTCCAGCAGGAAGGGCTGGCCGTTCAGCGTCACCTCGCGGCCCGACATCCGGAAGCCGCCGGTGGTCAGTTCGCGCGTCAACCCCGGCTCGCCGAAGAGTTCGCCAATATCAAGGCCGGCGAGGCGCGACTCCGGCAATCCCGCGACCTGGGCCGCGGCGGTGCTCGCCACCACGACACGCCCGGTACGGTCCACCGCCAGCACCGGGTCGGGCAGGGCGGCGAGCAGCGCATCCAGATGCAGCCGCCGCCGTGTGCCCGGCAGCATGTCGATGGCTGCCACCGATCGTACCCCGGCGATGGTGCGCAGCGCGTCGGACAGGGCCGGCA
Coding sequences within:
- a CDS encoding zinc-ribbon domain-containing protein, which codes for MIVSCPTCSTRYTLSDESLGQDGRKVRCARCGHTWWQMPDRPEPDEVVPDALTEIRLANPTKPAAKTAAKTKVKPPKAPRAKPARSTVIGFALLGLLVAGAAAGAYLGRDAIVRSWPPAALLYDTLGMPAEPPGFGLELRNIRSEQKIEGGTTVLLLDGEVANGTEVERTLPPLRVITFGPEHKLLQSWTIEPSAETLGPGASANFHHSQPDPGPVTEVTITFGGPPPGLEPPAAEKPAEKAPEKAAGHAKPAADSHAAPAKASGHASGH
- a CDS encoding sigma-54-dependent transcriptional regulator, whose product is MRIEVTFTDRVGIAHEILAVLALRRLNVVGVEVDPPLIHIDAPGLDPAALPALSDALRTIAGVRSVAAIDMLPGTRRRLHLDALLAALPDPVLAVDRTGRVVVASTAAAQVAGLPESRLAGLDIGELFGEPGLTRELTTGGFRMSGREVTLNGQPFLLEVTPIVDVEAAGAVITLFTPSRLGERLDAIQNFDEGGFDRILGESPPVRALKARAARVAAMEAPLLILGETGTGKELIAHACHRASPRRDKPFLALNCAAVPENLAESELFGYAPGSFTGAQRGGKPGLLELAHGGTVFLDEIGEMSAYLQAKLLRFLNDGSFRRVGGEREQKVDVRVISATHRSMEAMVVDHSFREDLFYRLNVLSLSVPPLRERGHDILLLARHFIARAAAQARRPPGRLTPAAAAALLANRWPGNVRQLENVIFRAMTMSDGGALDAADLELAGAGMQSAGVPAEEADSWEDAVEGFERTLLRRLYPRFPSSRKLAARLNTSHTMIANKLRKYGIPER